CCTTCTAAAATAGTACAAACTTACACACAATCGCCTTTAATTTGGGGTATACATGTCGCTGCAGATTCAAAATTTAAAACCATTGAAGATACAAAAGGAACACGAGCAGCAATTAGTCGCTATGGCTCTGGCTCTCATCTTATGGCATATGTAAATGCAAAGGATAAGGGCTGGGATTTAGAAACTGATATGGATTTTTCTGTAATTAAAAATCTAGATGGCGCTATCCACGGATTACTTAATGGTGATGCAGATTATTTTATGTGGGAAAAATTCACCACAAAACCATTAGTAGATGATGGCACTTTTAGACGTATCGGGAATTGTCCTTCGCCATGGCCTTGCTTTGTTATAGCTGTAAGAAATGAATTTCTAGAGAATAATGAAGACGATGTCAAAACAATTTTAGAAATCATAAACGGAACGACTTCCGAATTCAAAAATATTCCAAGTATAGACCGTACTATTGCCAATCGATACGAGCAAGAATTAGAGGATGTACAAGAATGGTTATCACTCACCGAATGGTCACAGGAATTAATCAAAGAACAAACTTTAAATAAAGTACAAGACGAGCTATTAAGTCTAAATATTATACCAGAAAAGTGGAAATACAACGATTTGGTTCATAAATTATGATTTGGTGACGCAACCTTTTCAAATAGTTTCATCTATTAAAAAACCAAATTCATGAAACCTCTTTCGCTTTTAATTATGGTCGTAATTTCGTTATGTGCGTCATTATGTTGCCCAGAAGAAGATGATATTTTTACAAACACAGAGTTTGTTACTAATAATGGTCTAATAGCTGTTGGTAAT
This DNA window, taken from Winogradskyella sp. PC-19, encodes the following:
- a CDS encoding substrate-binding domain-containing protein, which produces MKKINIGGVPEHFNLAWYLTLKNGEYKAEGINLRWHDYHGGTGQMCKGLREGDIDMAVILTEGIVKDIIAGNPSKIVQTYTQSPLIWGIHVAADSKFKTIEDTKGTRAAISRYGSGSHLMAYVNAKDKGWDLETDMDFSVIKNLDGAIHGLLNGDADYFMWEKFTTKPLVDDGTFRRIGNCPSPWPCFVIAVRNEFLENNEDDVKTILEIINGTTSEFKNIPSIDRTIANRYEQELEDVQEWLSLTEWSQELIKEQTLNKVQDELLSLNIIPEKWKYNDLVHKL